The Lucilia cuprina isolate Lc7/37 chromosome 5, ASM2204524v1, whole genome shotgun sequence genome includes a window with the following:
- the LOC111683428 gene encoding uncharacterized protein LOC111683428, which translates to MDKLKLTVFLLPFVIIPLQAAIIQNPKLTNTEDGFLELKPNGSLILRSTLNNSSNIWQDAIIFKTILNAIRLTRPLHGKNTLNDLNQKIYGDGVEHKFPPFLERVIQRIQTYFSIYKYTDTSKPVREDYKPTTTTTLTANAPLPDETLTLGANEIDVNLSSGHISNGINRNNKTSLTLNKSTRRPLTTTITITTRATTPSVIINDADEENEFIEIKNNKSINNENKKL; encoded by the coding sequence atggacaaattaaaattaacagtTTTCCTACTCCCATTTGTAATCATACCCCTGCAAGCGGCCATTATACAAAATCCAAAACTTACCAATACAGAAGATGGTTTCTTGGAATTAAAACCAAATGGTTCCTTAATACTGCGCAGTACTCTTAATAATTCTTCCAATATTTGGCAAGATGCGATCATctttaaaaccattttaaatGCAATACGCTTAACGAGACCACTTCATGggaaaaacactttaaatgatttaaatcaaaaaatttatggTGATGGTGTTGAGCATAAATTTCCACCATTTTTGGAACGTGTTATCCAACGTATACagacatatttttctatttataaatatacCGATACTAGTAAACCGGTGCGGGAGGATTATAAGCCCACTACCACAACTACATTGACAGCAAATGCACCACTGCCAGATGAGACATTGACTTTGGGTGCGAATGAAATCGATGTCAATTTAAGTAGTGGCCACATTAGTAATGgtattaatagaaataataagaCCTCGTTGACTTTGAATAAATCCACAAGACGGCCACTTACTACAACTATTACGATCACTACAAGAGCAACAACGCCTTCGGTGATAATAAATGACGCAGATGAAGAGAatgaatttattgaaataaaaaataacaaatcgattaataatgaaaataagaaattataa